One Cellulomonas soli DNA window includes the following coding sequences:
- a CDS encoding RNA polymerase sigma factor, with translation MADTVLVGRDDGRHGHVTTSERGWVVDVTDVDDPYRGWGTTALVAGALTGDEGAWNEIVRRHVPAVLAQIRQFRLAPEHAEDVAQTVWLNLLENLDRLRDPAALPGWISTTARHECIRMTNRNKRSVPVDPQTGSLDVGVHQDLDEGMDQVERYRALREGLAQLPDHQRELLLMLATDPPLSYQEISARLGIPIGSIGPTRGRGLARLRQTPAIKNYLAANAHAAFGEGGDSVLALD, from the coding sequence ATGGCTGACACCGTGCTCGTGGGGCGGGATGATGGCCGCCACGGGCACGTCACGACGAGCGAGAGGGGGTGGGTCGTGGACGTCACCGATGTCGACGACCCCTACCGGGGCTGGGGCACCACCGCCCTGGTCGCGGGGGCGCTCACAGGGGACGAAGGCGCGTGGAACGAGATCGTCCGCCGGCACGTGCCGGCGGTGCTCGCGCAGATCCGCCAGTTCCGGCTCGCGCCGGAGCACGCGGAGGACGTCGCGCAGACGGTCTGGCTGAACCTGCTGGAGAACCTGGACCGGCTCCGGGACCCGGCGGCACTGCCCGGCTGGATCTCGACGACCGCCCGCCACGAGTGCATCCGGATGACCAACCGCAACAAGCGGTCGGTCCCGGTGGACCCGCAGACGGGCAGCCTGGACGTCGGCGTGCACCAGGACCTCGACGAGGGCATGGACCAGGTCGAGCGCTACCGCGCGCTGCGCGAGGGGCTCGCCCAGCTGCCCGACCACCAACGCGAGCTGCTGCTCATGCTCGCCACCGATCCACCGCTCAGCTACCAGGAGATCTCCGCACGACTGGGGATCCCCATCGGCTCGATCGGACCGACCCGGGGTCGCGGGCTCGCCCGCCTTCGACAGACCCCAGCCATCAAGAACTACCTCGCGGCGAACGCCCACGCCGCGTTCGGGGAAGGGGGCGACAGTGTCCTGGCACTCGACTGA
- the rplA gene encoding 50S ribosomal protein L1, with protein MAQHSKAYRTAAEKIEAGRLYSPLEAVRLAQATSTTTYDATVEVAFRLGVDPRKSDQMVRGTVNLPHGTGKTARVIVFATGERAEQARAAGADEVGGDELIEKVAAGYTDFDSAVATPDLMGKVGRLGKVLGPRGLMPNPKTGTVTMDVAKAVADIKGGKIEFRVDKHANLHFIIGKTSFSDTSLVENYAAALDEVLRLKPSASKGRYITKATFSTTNGPGILVDQNKTRNLTEDEA; from the coding sequence ATGGCACAGCACAGCAAGGCGTACCGCACCGCCGCCGAGAAGATCGAGGCCGGCCGGCTGTACTCGCCCCTCGAGGCCGTCCGCCTGGCCCAGGCGACGTCCACGACCACGTACGACGCGACCGTCGAGGTGGCCTTCCGCCTCGGTGTCGACCCGCGCAAGTCGGACCAGATGGTCCGTGGCACGGTCAACCTGCCTCACGGCACCGGCAAGACCGCCCGCGTCATCGTCTTCGCGACGGGTGAGCGCGCCGAGCAGGCCCGCGCCGCGGGTGCCGACGAGGTCGGTGGCGACGAGCTCATCGAGAAGGTCGCGGCCGGCTACACCGACTTCGACTCCGCCGTCGCGACGCCGGACCTCATGGGCAAGGTCGGTCGACTGGGCAAGGTCCTGGGCCCGCGCGGTCTCATGCCGAACCCGAAGACCGGCACCGTGACGATGGACGTGGCCAAGGCCGTCGCCGACATCAAGGGTGGCAAGATCGAGTTCCGCGTCGACAAGCACGCGAACCTGCACTTCATCATCGGCAAGACCTCCTTCTCGGACACCTCGCTGGTGGAGAACTACGCCGCCGCGCTCGACGAGGTCCTGCGTCTGAAGCCGTCCGCCTCGAAGGGTCGCTACATCACCAAGGCGACGTTCTCGACGACGAACGGCCCCGGCATCCTCGTCGACCAGAACAAGACGCGGAACCTGACGGAGGACGAGGCCTGA
- the rplK gene encoding 50S ribosomal protein L11 produces the protein MPPKKKVTGLIKLQIKAGAATPAPPIGPALGQHGVNIMEFCKAYNAATEAQRGNVIPVEITVYEDRSFTFITKTPPAAELIKKAAGVAKGSPTPHTVKVAKLTAAQVTEIASTKLEDLNANDIAAAEKIIAGTARSMGITVEG, from the coding sequence ATGCCCCCGAAGAAGAAGGTCACCGGCCTGATCAAGCTCCAGATCAAGGCCGGCGCGGCCACCCCCGCGCCGCCGATCGGTCCGGCGCTCGGTCAGCACGGCGTCAACATCATGGAGTTCTGCAAGGCCTACAACGCGGCGACGGAAGCCCAGCGCGGCAACGTCATCCCCGTCGAGATCACGGTGTACGAGGACCGCTCGTTCACCTTCATCACGAAGACGCCGCCGGCCGCCGAGCTCATCAAGAAGGCCGCCGGTGTGGCCAAGGGCTCCCCGACGCCGCACACGGTGAAGGTCGCCAAGCTCACCGCCGCGCAGGTCACCGAGATCGCGAGCACCAAGCTCGAGGACCTCAACGCGAACGACATCGCGGCCGCCGAGAAGATCATCGCCGGCACCGCCCGGTCGATGGGCATCACCGTCGAGGGCTGA
- the nusG gene encoding transcription termination/antitermination protein NusG, translating to MSQESQEPTVGAEIELEDAVASVEAVEAPVVEGTDADVDEVGAEPADESSVDEDAETGDEDGSDEEGTDEEPETDEDGAVETADVLDDPDEDPVAAFKAQLRRQPGDWYVIHSYAGYENRVKANLENRTQSLNMEDFIYQVEVPMEEVVEIKNAQRKVVKRVRIPGYVLVRMDLTDESWGAVRHTPGVTGFVGHTHQPVPLTLDEVFSMLASSLQPKAAAAAAGGASKSAPAVEVDFTVGESVTVTDGPFDTLPATISEINAESQKLKVLVSIFGRETPVELSFSQVAKI from the coding sequence GTGTCGCAGGAGTCGCAGGAGCCCACCGTGGGCGCCGAGATCGAGCTCGAGGACGCCGTCGCGTCGGTCGAGGCCGTCGAGGCACCCGTCGTCGAGGGCACCGACGCCGATGTCGACGAGGTCGGCGCGGAGCCGGCGGACGAGTCGTCCGTGGACGAGGACGCCGAGACCGGCGACGAGGACGGCTCCGACGAGGAGGGCACCGACGAGGAGCCCGAGACCGACGAGGACGGCGCGGTCGAGACCGCCGACGTCCTGGACGACCCCGACGAGGACCCGGTCGCCGCGTTCAAGGCCCAGCTGCGTCGTCAGCCCGGCGACTGGTACGTCATCCACTCGTACGCCGGCTACGAGAACCGCGTGAAGGCGAACCTCGAGAACCGCACGCAGAGCCTCAACATGGAGGACTTCATCTACCAGGTGGAGGTCCCCATGGAGGAGGTCGTGGAGATCAAGAACGCGCAGCGCAAGGTCGTCAAGCGCGTCCGTATCCCCGGCTACGTCCTCGTGCGCATGGACCTGACCGACGAGTCGTGGGGCGCCGTCCGGCACACGCCGGGCGTCACCGGCTTCGTCGGCCACACCCACCAGCCGGTGCCGCTCACGCTCGACGAGGTCTTCTCGATGCTCGCCTCGTCGCTGCAGCCGAAGGCCGCGGCCGCCGCGGCCGGTGGGGCCTCCAAGTCCGCCCCGGCCGTCGAGGTCGACTTCACGGTCGGCGAGTCGGTCACCGTCACCGACGGCCCCTTCGACACCCTGCCGGCGACGATCTCGGAGATCAACGCCGAGAGCCAGAAGCTCAAGGTGCTCGTCTCGATCTTCGGCCGGGAGACCCCGGTCGAGCTCTCGTTCAGCCAGGTCGCCAAGATCTGA
- the secE gene encoding preprotein translocase subunit SecE has protein sequence MSDTAAAAASDAEGSAAGALAPKGAGKDEKKRGLGGRIALFVRQVVAELKKVVRPTRSELVTYTSVVLVFVAVVMAFVTVVDLGIGQLTLWAFGG, from the coding sequence GTGAGCGATACCGCAGCGGCGGCAGCGTCCGACGCCGAGGGTTCGGCGGCTGGCGCCCTCGCGCCCAAGGGCGCCGGCAAGGACGAGAAGAAGCGCGGCCTCGGCGGGCGCATCGCCCTGTTCGTGCGTCAGGTCGTCGCCGAGCTGAAGAAGGTCGTCCGCCCGACGCGTTCGGAGCTGGTGACCTACACCTCGGTGGTGCTCGTGTTCGTCGCGGTGGTCATGGCGTTCGTCACCGTGGTGGACCTCGGCATCGGCCAGCTGACGCTCTGGGCGTTCGGCGGCTGA
- a CDS encoding pyridoxal phosphate-dependent aminotransferase, with protein sequence MSEHASTSSSVRPRVSARLAAIAPSATLAVDAKAKALKAAGRPVIGFGAGEPDFPTPAPIVAAAVAAAQDPANHRYTPAAGLPALKEAIAAKTLRDSGYAVDPASVLVTNGGKQAVFQAFAALVDPGDEVLLPAPYWTTYPEAIRLAGGVPVEVFAGVDQGYLVTVEQLEAARTPRTKVLLFNSPSNPTGAVYSPEQTEQIGRWALEHGIWVITDEIYEHLTYDDAVFTPIVRAVPELADTTIVLNGVAKTYAMTGWRVGWMIGPSDVIKAATNFQSHLTSNVANVSQRAAIAALSGDLAAVHEMRTAFDRRRRTMVEMLSAIDGVVCPAPQGAFYAYPSVEGVLGRTIRGVTPTTSAELAALILEQAEVAVVPGEAFGPSGYLRLSYALGDEDLVEGVARIQRLLAEAE encoded by the coding sequence GTGAGCGAGCACGCATCGACCTCGTCCTCCGTCCGCCCCCGCGTCTCGGCGCGCCTGGCCGCGATCGCCCCGTCGGCGACGCTGGCCGTCGACGCGAAGGCGAAGGCGCTGAAGGCCGCCGGCCGGCCGGTCATCGGCTTCGGCGCCGGCGAGCCGGACTTCCCGACGCCCGCCCCGATCGTCGCCGCCGCGGTCGCCGCCGCGCAGGACCCGGCGAACCACCGGTACACACCGGCCGCCGGGCTGCCCGCGCTCAAGGAGGCCATCGCCGCCAAGACGCTGCGGGACTCCGGCTACGCGGTCGACCCGGCGTCCGTGCTCGTCACCAACGGCGGCAAGCAGGCCGTGTTCCAGGCGTTCGCCGCACTCGTCGACCCCGGCGACGAGGTGCTGCTGCCCGCGCCGTACTGGACGACCTACCCCGAGGCGATCCGGCTGGCCGGCGGCGTGCCCGTCGAGGTCTTCGCCGGCGTCGACCAGGGCTACCTGGTCACGGTCGAGCAGCTCGAGGCCGCACGGACCCCCCGGACCAAGGTGCTGCTGTTCAACTCCCCGTCCAACCCGACCGGTGCGGTGTACTCCCCCGAGCAGACCGAGCAGATCGGCCGCTGGGCGCTCGAGCACGGCATCTGGGTCATCACCGACGAGATCTACGAGCACCTCACCTACGACGACGCCGTGTTCACGCCGATCGTGCGCGCCGTGCCCGAGCTGGCCGACACGACGATCGTGCTCAACGGCGTCGCCAAGACCTACGCGATGACCGGCTGGCGCGTGGGCTGGATGATCGGGCCGAGCGACGTCATCAAGGCGGCGACGAACTTCCAGTCGCACCTGACCTCGAACGTCGCCAACGTCTCGCAGCGGGCCGCGATCGCCGCGCTGAGCGGCGACCTGGCCGCGGTGCACGAGATGCGCACCGCGTTCGACCGTCGTCGGCGCACCATGGTCGAGATGCTCTCGGCGATCGACGGGGTCGTCTGCCCTGCGCCGCAGGGCGCGTTCTACGCCTACCCGTCGGTCGAGGGCGTGCTGGGGCGGACGATCCGAGGCGTCACCCCGACCACGTCGGCCGAGCTCGCCGCGCTCATCCTCGAGCAGGCCGAGGTGGCGGTCGTGCCCGGCGAGGCCTTCGGGCCCAGCGGGTACCTGCGCCTGTCGTACGCGCTGGGCGACGAGGACCTGGTCGAGGGCGTGGCCCGCATCCAGCGCCTGCTGGCCGAGGCCGAGTGA
- a CDS encoding ABC transporter ATP-binding protein: MTTTQADAPAVDVRGLRKRYGTKQAVDGLDLTVHRGEIFSILGPNGAGKTTTVEILEGYRHRDEGHVRVLGQDPQTADRAWRSRIGVVLQSANDLAEATVAELVHHFALYYPRPRDPEQVIDAVGLREKTGTRVRQLSGGQRRRLDVALGIIGGPELLFLDEPTTGFDPQARRSFWDLIEALRDEGTSILLTTHYLDEAERLADRVAVVRDGQVVALGSPQELGGRDARLTVVRWTQDGQVREERTSSPTRAVAALAATFDGEVPGLQVLRPTLEDVYLGLIADADGEHPAGRHDPATEGSPTGSPGPTDPASGRVDTTEAVR, translated from the coding sequence ATGACCACCACCCAGGCTGACGCACCCGCGGTCGACGTCCGCGGCCTGCGCAAGCGCTACGGCACCAAGCAGGCCGTCGACGGTCTCGACCTGACGGTCCACCGGGGCGAGATCTTCTCGATCCTGGGTCCCAACGGCGCCGGCAAGACCACGACGGTCGAGATCCTCGAGGGGTACCGGCACCGCGACGAGGGGCACGTGCGGGTGCTCGGCCAGGACCCGCAGACCGCGGATCGCGCCTGGCGGTCCCGGATCGGCGTCGTGCTGCAGAGTGCGAACGACCTGGCCGAGGCCACCGTCGCCGAGCTTGTCCACCACTTCGCCCTGTACTACCCCCGCCCGCGCGACCCCGAGCAGGTGATCGACGCGGTCGGTCTGCGGGAGAAGACCGGCACCCGGGTGCGGCAGCTGTCCGGCGGGCAGCGGCGGCGCCTCGACGTGGCCCTCGGCATCATCGGCGGCCCCGAGCTGCTGTTCCTCGACGAACCGACCACCGGGTTCGACCCGCAGGCACGACGCTCGTTCTGGGACCTCATCGAGGCGCTCCGCGACGAGGGGACGTCGATCCTGCTGACCACGCACTACCTGGACGAGGCCGAGCGGCTGGCCGACCGCGTCGCCGTGGTGCGCGACGGGCAGGTCGTCGCCCTGGGCAGCCCGCAGGAGCTCGGTGGGCGCGACGCCCGGCTCACCGTGGTGCGCTGGACCCAGGACGGGCAGGTGCGCGAGGAGCGCACGAGCAGCCCGACCCGCGCGGTGGCCGCGCTGGCCGCGACCTTCGACGGTGAGGTGCCGGGGCTGCAGGTGCTGCGGCCGACCCTCGAGGACGTGTACCTCGGGCTGATCGCCGACGCCGACGGGGAGCACCCGGCCGGTCGGCACGACCCTGCGACCGAGGGCAGCCCCACCGGATCCCCCGGTCCGACCGACCCCGCCTCCGGACGGGTCGACACGACGGAGGCGGTCCGATGA
- a CDS encoding ABC transporter permease, whose protein sequence is MTTTLTPARHGGAGTGGPNRLPGVLRLAAARTVHELRLYFRERDAVVFIFAYPVIMLAIFATVFGRDGATVGDPAIPFSQYFLPGMVATGVMLSSFQNLAISIAVERDEGSLKRLRGTPMPPAAYFLGKVGQVLVSSLVQTALLLVVAAVVFGVPMPSTTQAWATFAWVFALGTATGSVCGVAFSSVPRSGRAASAVVTPVVLVLQFISGVFFQYDQLPTWMQQVASLFPLKWMAQGMRSVFLPEQAEAWEVSGSWQHPQTAIVLTVWLVVGLVVGVKTFRWQRRDDG, encoded by the coding sequence ATGACCACGACGCTCACACCGGCCCGCCACGGCGGGGCGGGTACCGGCGGCCCGAACCGGCTGCCCGGGGTGCTGCGGCTCGCTGCCGCCCGCACCGTGCACGAGCTGCGGCTCTACTTCCGCGAGCGCGACGCCGTCGTGTTCATCTTCGCGTACCCGGTCATCATGCTCGCGATCTTCGCGACGGTGTTCGGCAGGGACGGGGCGACGGTCGGCGACCCGGCGATCCCGTTCTCGCAGTACTTCCTGCCGGGCATGGTCGCCACCGGCGTCATGCTGTCCAGCTTCCAGAACCTCGCGATCTCGATCGCCGTCGAACGGGACGAGGGTTCGCTCAAGCGGTTGCGCGGCACGCCGATGCCCCCTGCCGCCTACTTCCTGGGCAAGGTCGGGCAGGTGCTCGTCAGCTCGCTCGTCCAGACAGCGCTGCTGCTCGTGGTCGCGGCCGTCGTGTTCGGCGTGCCGATGCCGTCGACCACGCAGGCGTGGGCGACGTTCGCCTGGGTGTTCGCCCTGGGCACGGCGACCGGGTCGGTGTGCGGCGTCGCCTTCTCCTCCGTACCCCGGTCCGGCCGGGCCGCGAGCGCGGTCGTCACCCCGGTGGTCCTCGTGCTGCAATTCATCTCCGGGGTCTTCTTCCAGTACGACCAGCTGCCGACGTGGATGCAGCAGGTGGCGTCGCTGTTCCCGCTCAAGTGGATGGCGCAGGGCATGCGCTCGGTGTTCCTGCCCGAGCAGGCCGAGGCGTGGGAGGTCTCGGGCTCGTGGCAGCACCCGCAGACCGCGATCGTGCTGACCGTGTGGCTCGTCGTCGGGCTCGTGGTGGGCGTCAAGACGTTCCGGTGGCAGCGCCGTGACGACGGCTGA
- a CDS encoding sensor histidine kinase codes for MTTAETPSARADFWERSLQGWDVAFYAMTALAAVAAFADPRGVPPVPLALAFAVLVAAYTLLGRRGARRGDRRLADAYLAVLIVVTVTVVALADQGQVLLFVAYSQIWYLAENRRIGVWLVTLLTAGVAVPVLVQTDGGPAALLTTVAQLALALAFSIVLGLWLTQVAERGEERAILLEQLEAAQAELAATHHGAGVLAERARVAQEIHDTLAQGFTSVVMLAQTVTAELEADRTAEALDRVAQIEQVARENLAEARALVAAFGPAALQDGGLVEALGRLARRFEAETGVQVEVQVVGHVTGTGERLGKDTEVVLLRAAQEALANVRKHAHARRVVLHLALDPAGAADAVDAGDGPQVRLEVVDDGRGLPAGTVEGVGLRGMRDRVHAGGGSVEVGDAPGGGARVLLRLPVDGPRTGSRPGPDSGAGSAAGSGSGAVPGPDAPRPPSPTPTPGGHP; via the coding sequence GTGACGACGGCTGAGACCCCCTCGGCACGCGCCGACTTCTGGGAGCGGTCGCTGCAAGGGTGGGACGTCGCGTTCTACGCGATGACCGCCCTCGCGGCGGTCGCGGCGTTCGCCGACCCGCGTGGTGTTCCACCGGTGCCGCTGGCCCTCGCGTTCGCGGTGCTCGTCGCGGCCTACACGCTGCTCGGCCGCCGCGGCGCGCGACGCGGCGATCGTCGGCTCGCCGACGCGTACCTCGCGGTGCTCATCGTCGTGACCGTCACTGTCGTCGCGCTGGCCGACCAGGGGCAGGTGCTGCTGTTCGTCGCGTACTCCCAGATCTGGTACCTCGCGGAGAACCGTCGGATCGGGGTCTGGCTGGTCACCCTGCTCACGGCGGGCGTCGCCGTGCCCGTGCTCGTGCAGACCGACGGCGGACCCGCCGCGCTGCTGACGACCGTCGCCCAGCTCGCGCTCGCGCTCGCGTTCAGCATCGTGCTCGGCCTGTGGCTCACCCAGGTCGCCGAGCGCGGCGAGGAGCGGGCGATCCTGCTCGAGCAGCTCGAGGCGGCGCAGGCCGAGCTGGCGGCGACCCACCACGGGGCGGGCGTGCTCGCCGAACGGGCACGCGTCGCCCAGGAGATCCACGACACGCTCGCGCAGGGCTTCACGAGCGTCGTGATGCTCGCCCAGACCGTCACCGCCGAGCTCGAGGCCGACCGCACCGCCGAGGCGCTGGACCGGGTCGCGCAGATCGAGCAGGTGGCCCGGGAGAACCTCGCCGAGGCTCGTGCGCTCGTCGCAGCCTTCGGGCCGGCGGCCTTGCAGGACGGCGGACTGGTGGAGGCGCTCGGGCGGCTCGCGCGGCGGTTCGAGGCGGAGACGGGCGTGCAGGTCGAGGTGCAGGTCGTGGGGCACGTGACGGGCACGGGCGAACGGCTCGGGAAGGACACCGAGGTGGTCCTCCTGCGTGCCGCGCAGGAGGCGCTGGCCAACGTGCGCAAGCACGCGCACGCACGCCGGGTCGTCCTGCACCTCGCACTCGACCCTGCCGGGGCGGCCGACGCGGTCGATGCGGGCGACGGGCCGCAGGTGCGGCTCGAGGTCGTCGACGACGGGCGGGGCCTGCCCGCAGGCACGGTCGAGGGCGTGGGCCTGCGCGGCATGCGCGACCGGGTGCACGCCGGGGGCGGGTCCGTCGAGGTCGGCGACGCACCCGGCGGCGGGGCGCGGGTGCTGCTGCGGCTTCCGGTCGACGGGCCCCGCACCGGTAGCCGACCTGGACCTGACTCCGGGGCTGGCTCCGCTGCCGGCTCCGGATCTGGAGCCGTGCCCGGGCCCGATGCCCCCCGACCGCCCTCACCGACCCCGACCCCTGGAGGCCACCCGTGA
- a CDS encoding response regulator translates to MTRIRVLVVDDHPVVRSGLVGMLGVEPDIEVVGEAADGDEAVTLATALRPDLVLMDLRMPGTDGATATGRIVAELPGVHVLVLTTYETDTDILRAVEAGATGYLLKDTPRDQLVAGVRAAARGEAALSPSVALRLVQQVRGGDIERVTPREREVLAGVARGLSNAAIGRELFITEATVKTHLLRVFAKLGVDDRTRAVTIAIERGILPTS, encoded by the coding sequence GTGACCCGGATCCGCGTGCTCGTGGTCGACGACCACCCGGTGGTCCGGTCGGGTCTGGTCGGCATGCTCGGCGTGGAGCCCGACATCGAGGTCGTCGGCGAGGCCGCCGACGGCGACGAGGCCGTCACGCTCGCCACCGCGCTGCGTCCCGACCTCGTGCTCATGGACCTGCGGATGCCGGGCACGGACGGAGCCACCGCGACCGGGCGCATCGTCGCCGAGCTCCCCGGGGTGCACGTCCTGGTGCTGACGACCTACGAGACCGACACCGACATCCTGCGGGCCGTCGAGGCCGGGGCAACCGGCTACCTGCTCAAGGACACCCCGCGCGACCAGCTGGTCGCCGGGGTGCGGGCCGCGGCCCGGGGCGAGGCCGCGCTGTCCCCCTCGGTCGCACTCCGGCTCGTGCAGCAGGTCCGGGGCGGAGACATCGAGCGGGTGACGCCCCGCGAGCGCGAGGTGCTGGCCGGGGTCGCGCGCGGGCTGTCGAACGCCGCGATCGGACGCGAGCTGTTCATCACCGAGGCGACCGTGAAGACCCACCTGCTGCGGGTCTTCGCCAAGCTCGGGGTCGACGACCGGACCAGGGCCGTGACGATCGCGATCGAGCGCGGGATCCTGCCGACCTCCTGA
- a CDS encoding sensor histidine kinase encodes MPQRVASGEPPRAEARPAGSWSARLTVRARVMAASIAIAAITVLVAGTTAYGLQTQQTDDRIDDSLRRAVTAFESLAAQDDPQTHEPFTSVSRLLNEAVRSRVPGEHEGVLTLQGGIPLWLPAPETRGVRLEQDPELVAALDALGPDAPAVPRTVRTSATEYRLVAVRVQVGEDTAGMFVVATDRSAELGGLTRTYALYSVVGMFTLVLVGAVSWHVVGRLLAPIRLLRDTARRVTESDLSERIEVTGHDDLSDLARTVNAMLDRLQRAFGSQRELLDDVGHELRTPLTIVRGHLELLDPHDPEDVQATQALALDELDRMHRLVDDLVTLATADRPDFVRFAPTDVGRLTDDVHDKARGLGDRRWVVGARADVTVLLDEQRVTQAWLQLLANAVRFSSDGSTVRIGSEVAGDRLLLWARDEGRGVPPDQVPLIFERFHRGQADRTAHGAGLGLPIVAAIAAAHQGRVLVEQPPPGRGPGAVFVLDLPARDRVDGAAPGVRDGQDEHDGRDGTHGGDLDTGGADQGSFVDAELVENA; translated from the coding sequence ATGCCCCAGCGCGTCGCGTCCGGTGAGCCGCCGCGCGCCGAGGCCCGGCCCGCGGGTTCGTGGAGCGCCCGGCTCACGGTGCGGGCGCGCGTCATGGCGGCGTCCATCGCGATCGCGGCGATCACGGTCCTCGTGGCCGGGACCACGGCCTACGGGCTGCAGACGCAGCAGACCGACGACAGGATCGACGACTCGCTGCGCCGCGCCGTCACCGCGTTCGAGTCGCTCGCCGCGCAGGACGACCCGCAGACCCACGAGCCGTTCACGTCCGTGTCACGGCTGCTGAACGAGGCCGTGCGCAGCCGGGTGCCCGGCGAGCACGAAGGGGTGCTGACGCTGCAGGGCGGCATCCCGCTGTGGCTGCCGGCCCCCGAGACACGCGGCGTACGGCTCGAGCAGGACCCCGAGCTCGTCGCCGCGCTCGACGCGCTCGGCCCCGACGCGCCGGCCGTCCCCCGGACCGTGCGCACCTCCGCGACCGAGTACCGGCTCGTGGCCGTGCGCGTACAGGTCGGCGAGGACACCGCGGGGATGTTCGTCGTCGCGACCGACAGGTCGGCCGAGCTCGGCGGGCTGACCCGCACCTACGCGCTGTACTCCGTCGTCGGCATGTTCACCCTCGTCCTGGTCGGCGCGGTGTCGTGGCACGTCGTCGGCCGACTGCTCGCGCCGATCCGGTTGCTGCGGGACACGGCCCGGAGGGTCACCGAGTCGGACCTGTCCGAGCGCATCGAGGTCACCGGGCACGACGACCTGTCGGACCTGGCCCGCACGGTCAACGCGATGCTCGACCGGCTGCAGCGCGCCTTCGGCTCCCAGCGCGAGCTCCTCGACGACGTCGGCCACGAGCTGCGCACCCCGCTGACCATCGTGCGCGGTCATCTCGAGCTGCTGGACCCGCACGACCCGGAGGACGTGCAGGCCACGCAGGCCCTCGCGCTCGACGAGCTCGACCGCATGCACCGGCTGGTGGACGACCTGGTCACGCTCGCCACGGCCGACCGACCGGACTTCGTGCGGTTCGCACCGACCGACGTGGGTCGGCTCACCGACGACGTGCACGACAAGGCGCGCGGCCTCGGTGACCGACGGTGGGTCGTCGGGGCGCGCGCGGACGTGACGGTGCTGCTCGACGAGCAGCGGGTCACGCAGGCGTGGCTGCAGCTCCTGGCGAACGCCGTGCGGTTCTCGTCGGACGGCAGCACGGTGCGCATCGGCAGCGAGGTCGCCGGGGACCGCCTGCTGCTGTGGGCGCGCGACGAGGGGCGCGGCGTCCCGCCGGACCAGGTGCCGCTGATCTTCGAGCGGTTCCACCGGGGGCAGGCCGACCGCACGGCGCACGGCGCGGGCCTGGGGCTGCCGATCGTGGCCGCCATCGCCGCCGCTCACCAGGGCAGGGTCCTGGTCGAGCAGCCGCCCCCAGGGCGCGGACCCGGTGCCGTGTTCGTCCTGGACCTGCCGGCACGCGACCGCGTGGACGGTGCTGCACCAGGGGTGCGGGACGGACAGGACGAGCACGACGGGCGGGACGGGACGCACGGGGGCGACCTGGACACAGGGGGCGCTGACCAGGGATCCTTCGTCGACGCCGAGCTCGTGGAGAACGCATGA
- a CDS encoding response regulator transcription factor — protein MTHILIVEDEERIAAFVAKGLRAAGYTTTAVTSGREALALVRKGGVHLVILDLGLVDVDGFEVLRRIRDDQNPVPVVVLTARTSVSDTVAGLEHGADDYVPKPFRFEELLARVRLRLRAQGSTGEVAVLTHGPLQLDLHARRMRVRDREVDLSAREFALAETFLRHPGHVLTREQLLSLVWGYDFDPGSNVVDVYVRYLRRKLGAEHFETVRGLGYRLVDAEARDRGTAGAAGAAGAVRV, from the coding sequence ATGACGCACATCCTGATCGTCGAGGACGAGGAACGCATCGCCGCGTTCGTCGCCAAGGGGCTGCGCGCGGCCGGCTACACCACGACCGCTGTGACGAGCGGCCGCGAGGCCCTGGCCCTGGTCCGCAAGGGCGGGGTGCACCTGGTGATCCTCGACCTCGGGCTCGTCGACGTGGACGGCTTCGAGGTGCTCCGGCGCATCCGCGACGACCAGAACCCCGTGCCGGTCGTGGTGCTCACGGCCCGCACGTCGGTCAGCGACACCGTGGCGGGGCTCGAGCACGGCGCCGACGACTACGTCCCCAAGCCGTTCCGGTTCGAGGAGCTGCTCGCGCGGGTGCGGCTCCGGCTGCGGGCGCAGGGATCGACCGGCGAGGTCGCCGTGCTCACGCACGGCCCGTTGCAGCTGGACCTGCACGCCCGACGGATGCGGGTGCGTGATCGCGAGGTGGACCTGTCGGCCCGGGAGTTCGCACTGGCCGAGACGTTCCTGCGCCACCCTGGGCACGTGCTGACGCGCGAGCAGCTCCTCTCGCTCGTGTGGGGGTACGACTTCGACCCGGGCTCGAACGTCGTGGACGTGTACGTGCGCTACCTGCGCCGCAAGCTCGGGGCCGAGCACTTCGAGACGGTGCGCGGGCTCGGCTACCGCCTGGTCGACGCCGAGGCCCGCGACCGCGGCACCGCCGGCGCTGCCGGCGCTGCCGGCGCTGTCCGGGTCTGA